Sequence from the Nocardiopsis sp. YSL2 genome:
CGAGGGTCAGCCGAGCACGGCTACCAGGCTCGTCCGGATACTCCTCACCGGACGAGATACCGCACCGCACACACCTGTGATGGTCACGGTCCATCACCTCACGCCGGAGCTTCCCACTGACAGTTCTCAACCCGGTTGAGCGTTTCCCTGGCTCCCACACATGGGCCCCGATGGTCTCCAGGAAAAGCTCGTCTGGACTGAGTGAAGCCATGTCGCGATACGTCCTGATTACCCACCCGGCTGAGCGAAGGTCACGCATACGCCGGTCAACCTGCTCGACCCCAGGGATAGCTTCCCTCATGGCCTGTTTACGGAAACGCTTGCCTTCACCCACCATCTCGTACAGCCAAAGGGCGACGCGGACACGCCCTCCGAGCGCCCGGTCGTTCCAGTCAGGGCGTCCTTCATCCTTGGTCACGCTCGTTCGGGTCCTTTTCTGTCCTGCACTGCCTATGCGTGCCATCACGACACTTACCTGCGGGTGAGGACATCGTAACCTGTCGGCATCCTCGCGGCAAGATCCGGCAATCTGTCGGCAGCTTTCGGCATACTTGCCTTCACCGAGCCGGTCAGCGGAACTGGTCGGCCCCCACCGGTAGAATCGCCCGGTCCGGGGGTCCCCCAGGACAGTTGTCCACAGGTCCGCGCTGCCGGTCGATCCGCTGTCCAAACCTTGGGAAGATCAGCGGGGGCACGATTGTCGGCCTTCTGCCCAGCACACGGGGTGTGTGAGGGCGCAGGCAGGGAGGAAACTGCATGTCCAGCGAAGGACGTATCTACTCGTCGGTTGAAATTTGCGCGGGCGCCGGCGGCCAAGCGGTCGGCCTGCACAACGCAGGGTTCCACCACCGCGCACTGATCGAGGTCGACCCCCACGCCCTCCAGACCCTTGAGCACAACACCCGCAAACACGGTTGGGAAGACTGCGAGATCCTCCCGTGGGACTTGACCGACTTCGAGATGGACGACCTCAAGAAGGTCCTCGGAGGCGAGCAGCTGGCACTTCTGGCTGGCGGCGTTCCCTGCCCTCCCTTCTCCCTGGCCGGCAAGCAGCTCGGCGAAGACGATGAGCGCGACCTGTTCCCCGTCATGCTCGATATGGTCGAGGAGCTGGAGCCCCGCGCCGTGATGATTGAGAACGTGCGCGGCCTGCTCGAGCCCGAACACAAGTTCAGCGGCTACCGAGACAGGATCCGTGCACGGCTGGTGAGCCTGGGCTACCGAATCCTCGGCTGGAACGTGCTTGAGGCCCGCGACTACGGCGTCCCGCAGCTACGGCCGAGGGCCATCCTGGTGGCTATGAAGGAACCGGAAGCGGCCCACTTCCTCCCTGCCCGAGGCAGTGGAAAGCTCGTCACGGTGGCAGAGGCCCTCAACGAGACCATGCGCCTCCGGTTCGGGGACTCCGCCAAGGGCCGTCAGCACTACAAGAAGTGGCTGCGCAGGGCCCAGGAGAAGGGCACGGTGGCTCCCACCCTCGTCGGAGGGTCGAAGAAGCACGGCGGCGCAGACCTGGGACCGACCCGCGCCAAGCGCGCGTGGGCCGAACTCGGAGTGGACGGCCACGGAGTAGCCGACCCGCACGGTCGGACCAAGGACGAGGAACGCGACCTGTACGGGGAGCGGGGTCCCAAGCTGACGGTGCAGCAGGCCGCGATCATCCAGGGTTTCCCCACCGACTGGGAGTTCCAGGGCCGCAAGACGGCCGCCTACCGCCAGGTCGGCAACGCCTTCCCACCGCCCGTCGCCCAGGCCGTCGGAGAGTCCATCATCCGCGCGCTCCGAGCGTTCGATTCCGATGCCGAGCAGCCGGAGGAGCAGTTCGAGGGACTAGTCGAGGACCTTGCCCCCCGACAGCTCACGCTTACGCGCTGAGACTGCCTCCGTCACAACGTCTGCGCACTCGGCAGGATCCTGGTGCTCCCAGAACCTCAGGACCAGCCACCCTGCCTCCGCCAAGCGCGCGTCGGTGTCGCGGTCACGCTGAGTGTTCCCGCCGATCTTCGCATCCCAGTAGTCGGGGTTGGTCTTGGGAGGGACGAAGTGCTCCGGGCACCGGTGCCAAAAGCATCCGTCAACGAAGACCGCCACCCTGGTGGGGCCGAAGAGCAGATCCGCTGTCCGGCGCATGCCGGGCAGCGGCTTGGCCGCGACCCGGTAGCGCAGCCCGGCCGCGTGAACAAGGCGTCGGATGGCGATCTCCGGCTTGGTGTCCCGGCTCCGGTTGCCGCGCATACTCCGCCGGTTGGCGGCCGACGATGCCCAAGAGCCTTCCGGGGCCTGCCAGATCCCGGATTCGTCTGCCTTGTCCACCTGCTCAGTCATACCTTCGGAAGTAGGGGAGCTGGTTCGACCGGATCGGCTTCAGTCGCGAGCACCCACCAGTCGCCTGAAATGAGGGCCTTCGCCCTCTCTCCAGTGTGCGCGCTGGCACGGACCACCCTGGCAGAGACGGACTCTCCGGGCCCTGGCACAGGAAGTCCTAGCTGCTCGGCAATGGTCCCATGCCCCTTGTACTGGCCGAGGATGACGATCCCCTCCGGACGAAGACTGGAACGGGACCCGCCGTTGCCGCGGACCCGTTTCATGTAGTCCTCCTGCTGCGCGACCGTGGCCACGACCACTCGCCGGATGAGGATCCCTTGCGCCCTTCGGAACAGCTCGTCGACCCGCTTCGTTCCGGACCCGGGTGCAAAAATCGCCTCAACGTCCCCGTCGGGCAAGTGAAGAAGCGCGTTCACCGGCAGCGGGGCATCGGAGAAGAGCCAGCGAACAGCCTGTCGGCCCTGCTTGTTCAGACTGCGCTTGCCATCCCGGTTGCGGCCTCCGCCCAGCAGCTCCTCGCTCGCTCGGACCAGGCCAGCCGACCAGCGCGACTCGGTGTCGCTCGCCCACAGGACGAGGCAGAGCTTGCCGATGGCCTCAGGTGGGATCATCCACGACCCGTGCTTCTGCGAGTACTTGCAATCGACGTCGATGTCGCGGATACGGTAGTCCAGTTCGTCACCCCCGGCGAAGTTGAACTTCCGTTGGAGGTTGATCTCCACCAGCGTGCCGAAGTGCGTCTTCTCTGTCTTGTGGAGCTGGTCCCAGCGATAGCGCCCGGTGTGCTGTCCGTCAAGCAGCATGTCGAAGGTGCTCCGCAGAGCATCCGCGAACAGGCGCCCTTCCGGATCAAGGCTCAGCAGGTGCTCGGCGACCTGCTCAAGCTCTAGGTCTGACGAGGAGTTGGCGGCGTCTGAGAGAGGGGGATCGAAGAGGTACACAACATCAATCTATAGCGGCTCCGGACGTCCCTTACCGCTGAGCAGTCAGCATGTGCAGCTTCCTTGCGCAGGCTTCTACTGCGCGGTCATCGGGGAAGTGGGCTTTGCCCCAGATCCGCTGCGTCGGAATCTGCAGCTGAATGAACCTCAGCCCGGACTCCTCCCCACCAACAACGTCCTCTGCTGGCGGCTTACGCCCTGCATCCCCGTCCCGAAAAACCCCGTTCTTGATGTAGAGCGCTACTGACGTGGATCCGATCCAGGTGTCCGTCCGAAAGAGGGCATCCGCAAGTGGATGGAAGCGAGCATCCAACCCCAACTCTCGAAAACGGGACACCACATACATCTCCCGCACGAACGAGTAGTACGCGATACCGATCCGCCACCGCATCGAGTTCCTCGCGTCCTGCTCGCTGCAACCGTTCTTGACGGCCTCCGTGATCTTCTCCCGAGCGGGCGTGTAGAGGGTGGGCCGGAACTCGTCGAGGCTACTCCAGTCACGGAACTCTTCGAAGGAGAACATGCGACCACGCTCTTCTAGGTGGAAGTGGAAGACATGGGAGAAGGCAAAGTCCGGCCGCCAGTCCCGGATCAACTTGACCTTGTAGCCCTGGCGCGGTCTCAGATTTCCGAGAGCATGCTCCGAGGTGAGGCTGCGAATCTCTGAAGGTACGAGCTTGTAGACCGCTGACGTGCGATGCTCCATCACTCGCTCCGTCACGTGCGGCTTTTGTCTCCGCCACCATTCGAAGTTCTTCTGACCCGCTCGTGCCTGGGTGAATCTACTCAGTACTTCCGCAGCATCGGTAGTGGTTTCTCCGCCCATATCCCCTCAATCATGACGTTCTAACCTCCAATTCGGGCAGCCTAGAGCAGGAGTCAGACACTCCGAAACGTTGCTGGTGGGGCATGGTTTGAGCACCCCAGCGGGAAGCTCGGATTCGTGAGCGCTGCCGTCGACCGTCTGCCTTGCTGATTCCAGCCATGCGCTTGAGCCCTCTGACCGCTTGGTTGCCTTCCGGCCAGTGCTTGCGGAGGTGACTAGGGGAACGACGTCTGGAGCCACTTCCGGACGTCCTCCGGTGAGCTGAAACCGCGCTCCTGCAGCAGGTCAGCGATATCTTTGCCGCACATCAGGACGACGGGATGGCGATCATCGCGAACTTCGCTGTAGGCCTGGGCATTGAAGTAGGAGGTGGTGACGAAGACTCCGAACTGGCGGTTGCGGATCCGTGAGATCAGCCGGGCTACATCACGTACACCCACAGAGGTTCTCTCGCCGTAGCACTTGGCCTCCAGCGCGAATTCGACGGCTACGGGGTCAGCGTCAGGGCCGAGGACGTACTCGCCGATGGCGTCGCGCCCACCGTCACGGTATGGCTGCGTGACTTCGCAGCGGCCGGTCGCTGGGGCCTGCATTCTCCATAGAGCAACGGCACACTCCTCGAAGTCGTGCCAGCGGCCCTTGTAATACTCGGTGATTTCCGTGATGAGTGCTTGGCCGTTCGGAGCGGGGGTCTGCTCGTTTTTGCTGCGCGTGTTCGTCGTAGTCGGCGCCGTCAGTGCAATGTACTGGCGGTCCTTGACCCAGGCCAACCATACTTCCGGGGCATTCGGACCAGTCGTCAGCCCCTCGGACAGCTCATTGATCCATGCCCGAGTGACGATAGCGGTGTCGAGAACAGTGAAGGCTGCACGGTAGTTCTGGAAGCGCTGGCCGCGTGTGCTCCGCCACAGCGCAACGAGTTCATCCTCTGGAGCCAGGGCCTCGGCCCCTGGCGCAAGAAGGCCTCGAAATCGGACGTCGCGCCCTCTTCCGGTCTTCTGGAACAGCAGGAAGGGAGGAACCCGGGATCGGTCCTCGTCCGTCCCCAGAGCTGCAGAGAACGTATCGCGGAGCAGGCGGTTCCCACCGCGCTGAGTGTCGTGCAAGTCGTGCCCGGGACGGCGGTTGTCGCCGTAGTACATAAACCGACCTGTCTGCACGTCGAGGCGGTCGGGCCAGTCAGGCTCTTGGCCTGAGCTGTACAGCACAGCCAGCTTGACGGTCTGCTTCCAGGGGGAGCCCACCGTCCGAAAGCCACCCTGGTTGCCTACCTTGGCGACGATGCGGGCGATCGGGTCATCGCCGCTGTGACCTGCTGTTCCACCTTGGTATACGGCATCCAGGTGAAGGTCGCTCTCCGTGAGCCCAGAGAAGGGGAATGTGCGCGTACTACTGGCTGCCATGTCGCGTACTCTATCGCCGCACACCGGCGATTTACGAGCTTATGTCTTGATTTTCTGGCATATACGGGTATCCAATGCTCCCGTTATAGGTCCTGACCAGGCTTGACGAGCGCCGGGGCAGGGTGTGGACGTCCTGGCATGGGTGGTGGCTACTGGCCATGGCGGCACGCGTTCACGGCTGTACGTCGACTCGTGGACGCCCGCACAGATTCCGAGAAGCCCCCAGGTCAGACCGCGAAAATTCCATGACGGGAATATTCACCTCATACCTGGACTCGGGCATGCACCACACGTAGATTACGAGGCGCAACCACATACAACGGAGGTACGACCGTGGGGCATGGTCCAGATCGCCGGAGACTGCAAAGGCGACGACTGCCCCAAGGTGTTCACCACCAGCAGGGGCTCGATTGTGGTGCAAGCCGATCAGGTGACCAGCGTGACCACCGCTAGTGGAGAAGCCGCCGTGGAGATCCCTCGGAACGTCTGAGAGGAGGCCGTGCGTGCGCTTGGAAGGTGGCGCCTGGCGCGAGTTCTTCGACGCCTTCGAGGACTACGCGTTCCGCCTGGAGACACTGCCGGTCTACGGTGTCGCCTCCGAGGACGAGGAGTTCGAACGCTTCCTGGCCGGCGAACCGCGTCCGGACGAGGAACTTGCGGACTCAGCCTGGCTCCACCGTGTACGCGGGTTCACTGACTCAGGACGCCGGGTCCAGCGCGTTCACGTGGTCACTCCGCCACTGTCGGACTATCTGCGCTACGAGATGGAGTGGGGGTATGACTTCAACATCGTGGCGGGTGAGGACGTGCGGATTGTCGAGACCGACGCCCCAACCGAACTGCCCTTCGCAGCGCACGAGGACTTCTGGCTCTTCGATGACACGCACGTCGTTCTCATGCGCTACGAGTCAGATGGTACCCAGATCGACCGGCTCCTCCTGGAGGACGCAGACGTCGCCGACTACGTCGCGCGCAAGAACACAGCCCTGCGGATAGGGACTCCCTACGAGCAGTACAGGGCGCGGCTGAACACGTAATGCTGGAACCAGAGATCTCGGCGGGCGCCGCGGGGATTTGTCCACAACGCTTCGTCACCTCCGCGATCGAGGCCACCTCGTGGAGCTCGCACTCGGCCAGCTCTGCCGGGTCTAGAAAGCCTCGGTCCAACCGCTCCGCGTCCTCGCGGTCAGCTCTGGATCAGGCGGCTGTCGAACTCTGCGGCTACGAGGGAGTCGTAGGCGTCACGTACCGCCGAGGGGACGTCCTGGTCGATGGCGAACCCTCGCTTGGGATACTCCATCACCCGCTGGAGGTCGCCGACCATCATGTCGATGACCAGCCCGGCGTCCCCGTTCTCCTTGACATAGTCGCCGAGGCTCAGCGATGCGGAGGCACACAACGGCTCCACATCGGGCCACAACTTCCGGGTGGTCGCGAAGGCGCGCCGTTCCATGTAGGACATACAAACCAGGAGCACCGTGGTGGGGACGATGCCGTTCTCCGCCAGGAGGCTGCGCGAGAAGGTGATGTTCTGGCCGGTGTTCGACGCCTGCGGCTCCACGAGGATCACGGAATCGGGGACGCCGAGTTCCAGGGCACGCTCACGAAAGTGCACGGCCTCCCCTCGTGGGAATACCTGAGCGGTCGAGGGGCTGTTGCCTCCGGTGAACACCAGAGCCGGGAAGAGCCCGGCGTGGTACAGCTCGGCGGTGTACATCGCAACACCGATGTCGTTGCAGCCCAAGGCGATCGCCACGTCGCGCGGTCGCGCCTTGTGGTGCATGCGGTGGTACTCCCAGATCAGCTCCGCGTGCCGCCACTGTTCCTGGGTGATGGTACGTGCGTCGTCTACCATGCATTCCTCCTCAGGCCATGGGACCAGGTCTCCTGCTCGGACTTATTGCCCCAGTCACCCAGCTCGGCCAGGTCCTCGAACTCCCAGATCGCGGGCTGGATGGCATACATGGCGTGGCCGTACTCGCCGAGCTTGCTCAGCGCAGACCGTCCGTGCTGCGGTGCACTCCTACGCGTAGTGCTCAAGTGCACCGCAGCCTGGAGTCACGCAGCGCCGAAGCGCAGGTCGGCGATAGTGGACAGGTCGATGCCGTAGCGGTGGTAGACCTTCGTCGTGTTCTCTCCCGTCAGGTCCGCCCGGTCGTACCCGAGCAGGGCCGCGACGCGCACCACCTCAGCGTGACTGTCGGCCTCGATTTCCAGGTAGGCGGGGATACGCGGCCAGGAGTCGATCTCCAACTGCGCTCCGTCCAGAGTGAAGCTGTGCCTGCGGTTCTCCTGATAGGCCTTGGGTGCGTACCCCAGCTTGCCCAGCAGGGCGTTGGCGGTCTCGAAGTCGCCGACTTCGGTCTCGGTCTCGCGGGTGCCGCCAATGGCGTCGGAGTCGATCTCCTTGACCGTGAGCGTGACCTGACGACCGGTGTCACGGAGGCGCAGCCAACGGGAGACGTCTCCGGGTTCGATGTCGTACACGTAGCGGCGCTGGAGCACCTCCCCCAGGTCCGCACCGCCCTTGTCCAGAATGCGCCGGGCCACCTGGTCGACGTCGATATCCAGGACCTTGGCTTCGTACTCGATCGCGCTCATGGCGTCGGATTTCCTTCCGTACTGTGAGTCGTGGTGGGGGAAGAAGCGGAGACGTGGTGGGCGGCTTCCAGCCTGCCACGATCGGCCTGGCGGAAGCGGAGGATTTCAGCCCTGACAGGGCTTCGGAGGAAGTCTTCGATCGGCTGACACAGGTCCATGCGCTGCAGGCACACACCCACCAGGTAGCGTCCGTGACGGTCTCGATACAGACGAAGGCCGTAGAAGCCTTCCTGACAGTCGACGTCGTTGTTAAAACGGCACCCCCGGCAGGTGGTGGGCAGCCGTACGGGACGAATCCACTTCACCTGGATACGGCGTCGTCCGCCGTCGATCCGGTAGGAAGTCCGAGCACCGGAGGCCCCCGCCGTCAGGTGGCGAGCCTCTTCGACGGCACCACGCTGGGCCAGCACCTGATGGATGGCATCGACGGACGCTTGGCCGTGATCGAGTGAATTGAGCAGACGAACGGACAGTTCAGGGGCGTAGTTGTCCAGAAGCCGGTGGACGCGGTCGATGTGGGTGTGGTCGAGAAGGACGATGTTAGCG
This genomic interval carries:
- a CDS encoding restriction endonuclease, coding for MAASSTRTFPFSGLTESDLHLDAVYQGGTAGHSGDDPIARIVAKVGNQGGFRTVGSPWKQTVKLAVLYSSGQEPDWPDRLDVQTGRFMYYGDNRRPGHDLHDTQRGGNRLLRDTFSAALGTDEDRSRVPPFLLFQKTGRGRDVRFRGLLAPGAEALAPEDELVALWRSTRGQRFQNYRAAFTVLDTAIVTRAWINELSEGLTTGPNAPEVWLAWVKDRQYIALTAPTTTNTRSKNEQTPAPNGQALITEITEYYKGRWHDFEECAVALWRMQAPATGRCEVTQPYRDGGRDAIGEYVLGPDADPVAVEFALEAKCYGERTSVGVRDVARLISRIRNRQFGVFVTTSYFNAQAYSEVRDDRHPVVLMCGKDIADLLQERGFSSPEDVRKWLQTSFP
- a CDS encoding DNA cytosine methyltransferase, which translates into the protein MSSEGRIYSSVEICAGAGGQAVGLHNAGFHHRALIEVDPHALQTLEHNTRKHGWEDCEILPWDLTDFEMDDLKKVLGGEQLALLAGGVPCPPFSLAGKQLGEDDERDLFPVMLDMVEELEPRAVMIENVRGLLEPEHKFSGYRDRIRARLVSLGYRILGWNVLEARDYGVPQLRPRAILVAMKEPEAAHFLPARGSGKLVTVAEALNETMRLRFGDSAKGRQHYKKWLRRAQEKGTVAPTLVGGSKKHGGADLGPTRAKRAWAELGVDGHGVADPHGRTKDEERDLYGERGPKLTVQQAAIIQGFPTDWEFQGRKTAAYRQVGNAFPPPVAQAVGESIIRALRAFDSDAEQPEEQFEGLVEDLAPRQLTLTR
- a CDS encoding class IV adenylate cyclase → MSAIEYEAKVLDIDVDQVARRILDKGGADLGEVLQRRYVYDIEPGDVSRWLRLRDTGRQVTLTVKEIDSDAIGGTRETETEVGDFETANALLGKLGYAPKAYQENRRHSFTLDGAQLEIDSWPRIPAYLEIEADSHAEVVRVAALLGYDRADLTGENTTKVYHRYGIDLSTIADLRFGAA
- a CDS encoding very short patch repair endonuclease — protein: MTEQVDKADESGIWQAPEGSWASSAANRRSMRGNRSRDTKPEIAIRRLVHAAGLRYRVAAKPLPGMRRTADLLFGPTRVAVFVDGCFWHRCPEHFVPPKTNPDYWDAKIGGNTQRDRDTDARLAEAGWLVLRFWEHQDPAECADVVTEAVSARKRELSGGKVLD
- a CDS encoding YdcF family protein, with the protein product MVDDARTITQEQWRHAELIWEYHRMHHKARPRDVAIALGCNDIGVAMYTAELYHAGLFPALVFTGGNSPSTAQVFPRGEAVHFRERALELGVPDSVILVEPQASNTGQNITFSRSLLAENGIVPTTVLLVCMSYMERRAFATTRKLWPDVEPLCASASLSLGDYVKENGDAGLVIDMMVGDLQRVMEYPKRGFAIDQDVPSAVRDAYDSLVAAEFDSRLIQS
- a CDS encoding NaeI family type II restriction endonuclease encodes the protein MYLFDPPLSDAANSSSDLELEQVAEHLLSLDPEGRLFADALRSTFDMLLDGQHTGRYRWDQLHKTEKTHFGTLVEINLQRKFNFAGGDELDYRIRDIDVDCKYSQKHGSWMIPPEAIGKLCLVLWASDTESRWSAGLVRASEELLGGGRNRDGKRSLNKQGRQAVRWLFSDAPLPVNALLHLPDGDVEAIFAPGSGTKRVDELFRRAQGILIRRVVVATVAQQEDYMKRVRGNGGSRSSLRPEGIVILGQYKGHGTIAEQLGLPVPGPGESVSARVVRASAHTGERAKALISGDWWVLATEADPVEPAPLLPKV
- a CDS encoding DUF6879 family protein; the protein is MRLEGGAWREFFDAFEDYAFRLETLPVYGVASEDEEFERFLAGEPRPDEELADSAWLHRVRGFTDSGRRVQRVHVVTPPLSDYLRYEMEWGYDFNIVAGEDVRIVETDAPTELPFAAHEDFWLFDDTHVVLMRYESDGTQIDRLLLEDADVADYVARKNTALRIGTPYEQYRARLNT
- a CDS encoding HNH endonuclease produces the protein MTKDEGRPDWNDRALGGRVRVALWLYEMVGEGKRFRKQAMREAIPGVEQVDRRMRDLRSAGWVIRTYRDMASLSPDELFLETIGAHVWEPGKRSTGLRTVSGKLRREVMDRDHHRCVRCGISSGEEYPDEPGSRARLTLGHINAHAYGSGATPENLVTECSRCNETAKQFTPVQFTADHVRDQMRELSKREKTSLLSWMALDQRPMSKAERVWAYYRQLPGSARDELHTELARMLGSERED